In one window of Synchiropus splendidus isolate RoL2022-P1 chromosome 15, RoL_Sspl_1.0, whole genome shotgun sequence DNA:
- the rbp5 gene encoding retinol-binding protein 5 has product MNLLFVFLLRTNPRLRLLLHQDSWKIPSCSDTKLRAPTEMSKPDYSGVYHMVEQKNMDEYLAALDINIALRKIVCLLRPSKDISHDPASGAMKIRTLTTFRNFDMDFTIGQEFTEDLGPVDGRKCQTTVSWDGDKLVCVQRGEKEGRGWTHWLDNDHLHLEMRVQGVVAKQVFKKAN; this is encoded by the exons ATGAACCTCCTCTTCGTGTTTCTTCTCCGAACAAACCCACGTCTCCGCCTGTTGCTCCATCAAGACTCCTGGAAAATCCCCAGCTGCAGCGACACTAAACTCCGAGCTCCGACCGAAATGTCCAAACCAGATTACTCGGGTGTTTATCATATGGTGGAGCAGAAGAATATGGACGAGTACCTCGCCGCTTTAG ATATCAACATCGCTCTGAGGAAGATCGTGTGTCTGCTGAGGCccagcaaagacatcagccacgaTCCCGCCTCGGGAGCCATGAAGATCCGAACCCTCACCACCTTCCGGAACTTCGACATGGACTTCACAATCGGACAAGAGTTCACGGAAGACCTGGGCCCCGTGGACGGCCGCAAATGTCAG ACGACGGTGAGCTGGGACGGAGACAAGCTGGTGTGTGTACAGAGGGGCGAGAAAGAGGGGCGGGGGTGGACACACTGGCTGGACAATGACCATCTGCATCTG